GGTTGCGATGGAAGTCGCGCTGCGGCTCGTCTCCGGCCAGAAGCTGCCGCGCGTGGTCGCAACCCCGCAGGCCCTCATCACCAAGGACAACATCAAGGACTACCAGGGCGATGACGTCCGCTCGGTTCTGATGAAGGCTGCGGGAAAGTAAACCGCCTCCCAAGCAGGACGGCCGGCCCCGCCGGCCGTCCACACTCTCAAAGGTTGGACTTTCATGGCTACTTCCAGACTGGCGTTCGAAGGCATCTCCAAGGTTTTCCCGGGCGTCAGGGCATTGTCCGACGTTTCGTTCAACGTCGCGCCGGGCGAAATCCACGCTCTCCTTGGTGAAAATGGCGCGGGAAAGTCGACCCTGCTGCGCATACTCTCAGGCGTCTTTCGCCCTACCGAAGGGCAAGTGAAGGTCGACGGGATTGCCCACGACTTCAGCAAACCGGAAAGCGCCCGGCAGTCTGGGATCGCCATGATCCACCAGGAACTTCAGCAGGTGCCGCATCTCAGCGTGGCTCAGAACATGTTCCTCGGTCATTCCCTGACCCGGTTCGGAGGCATGATCGTCAATCGCCGGGAACAGGAACGGCGCGCCGCCGAGGCGCTTGCGATGATCGATCCGACCATCGATCCGTCGGTACCCATCTCGACCTTGAAGGTCGCCCAACGGCAGGTCGTCGAGATTGCCCGAGCCCTTCTCGACAAGGCGAAGATCATCGCCATGGACGAGCCGACGTCGAGCCTGACCCCGAGCGAATTCGAACGGCTCGCCGAAATCATCGAGCGGCTGGCCGCGAGCGGTGTCTCGATCATCTACGTGTCACACAAGATGGACGAGGTCTTCCGGGTCTGTCAGCGGGCCACGGTCATGCGCGACGGAAAGGTCGTTGGTGTCGGGGTCGATCTGAAGAAGACCTCATCCGAAGACGTCATCGCCATGATGGTCGGCCGCGAGTTGCTGACCGAGGTACACCACTCCCACATGACCGAGACCGTGAGTGTCGAGGTCCGCAACATTTCGACCCACCGCGTCCGCGATATA
Above is a window of Rhizobium sp. TH2 DNA encoding:
- a CDS encoding sugar ABC transporter ATP-binding protein, whose product is MATSRLAFEGISKVFPGVRALSDVSFNVAPGEIHALLGENGAGKSTLLRILSGVFRPTEGQVKVDGIAHDFSKPESARQSGIAMIHQELQQVPHLSVAQNMFLGHSLTRFGGMIVNRREQERRAAEALAMIDPTIDPSVPISTLKVAQRQVVEIARALLDKAKIIAMDEPTSSLTPSEFERLAEIIERLAASGVSIIYVSHKMDEVFRVCQRATVMRDGKVVGVGVDLKKTSSEDVIAMMVGRELLTEVHHSHMTETVSVEVRNISTHRVRDISFDLHKGEVLGVAGLVGSGRTELLRALSGADKMMSGTVKVDGKVLTLSNPRAAIAAGIGLLPEERKREGIIPGRSVSINMALPSMNRFSKGGIINHRKLKRTAEDLLKRVNLRPFQLDRQIRLFSGGNQQKAIIARWLAAGSRILLFDEPTRGIDVGAKSEIYHLIEDLAREGHSVVVVSSELPEVMRVSDRVLVMRDGAVVAELGREQLSEEIIVSHAVGKADSRRGAA